The Lycium barbarum isolate Lr01 chromosome 12, ASM1917538v2, whole genome shotgun sequence genome includes a region encoding these proteins:
- the LOC132621614 gene encoding zingipain-2-like, which translates to MGMKVDLISILILFFVVGMFNSKAIARSQPTLSVSERHELWMARHGRVYKDEVEKGKRLMIFKENMKFIESMNKAGNLSYKLGINEFADITSDEFFAKYTGLNMPSRPSPSPMSSTEFKINGLTDDEMPSNLDWRKHGAVTEVKNQGQCGCCWAFSAVGALEGAYKIATGQKSELSEQELVDCTTRNNGCNGGYMTNAFDFIIENGGISTKSDYPYEGQQYTCRSQELTPAVKISSYQVVPESETALLQAVTQQPVSIGIATSQEFQFYAGGTYHGSCANEINHAVTAIGYGTDEEGQKYWLLKNSWGTTWGENGYMKIIRDTGNPGGHCDIYKLSSYPII; encoded by the exons ATGGGTATGAAAGTTGATTTGATCAGTATTCTAATATTGTTCTTTGTAGTTGGCATGTTTAACTCTAAAGCAATTGCTCGCAGCCAGCCAACATTATCCGTGTCTGAGAGACACGAGCTATGGATGGCGCGTCATGGTCGAGTTTACAAGGACGAAGTAGAAAAAGGAAAACGACTCATGATATTCAAAGAAAACATGAAATTCATCGAGTCGATGAATAAGGCAGGGAATCTGTCTTATAAATTAGGCATTAATGAATTTGCAGATATTACTTCAGACGAGTTTTTTGCCAAGTATACTGGATTAAACATGCCTTCACGTCCTTCACCTTCTCCAATGTCGTCGACGGAATTCAAGATTAATGGTCTAACTGATGATGAAATGCCGTCTAACTTGGATTGGAGAAAGCATGGGGCCGTTACTGAAGTGAAGAATCAAGGTCAATGTG GATGTTGTTGGGCGTTTTCAGCCGTTGGAGCACTAGAAGGAGCCTACAAAATTGCAACAGGCCAAAAGAGTGAATTATCTGAGCAAGAACTTGTCGACTGCACCACCCGAAACAATGGTTGTAACGGCGGCTATATGACCAATGCATTTGATTTCATTATAGAAAATGGTGGAATTTCAACTAAATCAGATTATCCATACGAAGGGCAACAATACACATGCAGGAGCCAAGAGCTAACACCAGCAGTAAAAATAAGCAGCTATCAAGTTGTGCCTGAAAGTGAAACAGCATTGTTACAAGCCGTCACGCAACAACCAGTGTCAATTGGGATTGCTACTAGCCAAGAGTTCCAATTTTACGCAGGAGGAACTTATCATGGAAGCTGTGCGAACGAAATTAACCATGCAGTTACGGCAATAGGGTATGGAACTGATGAGGAGGGTCAAAAATATTGGTTGTTGAAGAATTCATGGGGAACTACTTGGGGGGAAAATGGATATATGAAAATTATAAGAGATACTGGGAATCCTGGAGGTCATTGTGACATCTATAAGTTGTCTTCTTATCCAATCATATGA